The Verrucomicrobiales bacterium genome includes a window with the following:
- a CDS encoding type II secretion system protein codes for MKFAPTTWSTCVAKRSRSAFTLAEALAALAFMAIVIPVAVEGLRVANQAGQVADRKAAAGRVADRVLNEMLVTKQWQQASSSGEVQEGRLSYRWRLLTEAWVQDTLKQLTVLVTYSVQGQEYDVRLSTLVDSAQQ; via the coding sequence ATGAAATTCGCACCAACAACCTGGTCTACTTGCGTCGCTAAGCGGAGCCGATCCGCTTTCACGCTGGCCGAGGCGTTGGCTGCCTTGGCCTTTATGGCGATCGTTATTCCCGTGGCCGTCGAGGGGTTGCGGGTGGCGAACCAAGCGGGCCAGGTCGCGGACCGCAAGGCCGCCGCCGGCCGGGTGGCGGATCGGGTTTTGAACGAGATGCTGGTCACGAAACAGTGGCAGCAGGCTTCTTCGAGCGGAGAAGTCCAGGAAGGCCGCCTGAGCTACCGGTGGCGATTACTGACGGAGGCTTGGGTACAGGATACCCTCAAGCAGCTTACCGTGCTTGTGACTTATTCGGTGCAGGGGCAGGAGTATGACGTTCGTCTCAGCACCCTGGTGGATTCGGCGCAGCAATGA
- a CDS encoding prolyl oligopeptidase family serine peptidase has protein sequence MAITSASWGATARQPVTQQYHGESVRDDYQWLEAGTNPAVRKWTAQQNQRSRTRLDRIESRQWVGDRLQELFAKVSANYFSLSAAGTNIFYLEFLPPSQQPLLKRVQGTNGPSQAQIVLDPNKLSADGSVSIDWYQPSRDGRWVAVSLSSQGSELGTLHFYETETGRALPDQLPRVNGPTAGGSVAWNADSTGVFYTRYPAPGERPAEDLAFYQQVFFHRLGTPTDADTYEVGKQFPRIAEIQLDSSPDHQWQLATVANGDGGEFAHYLRNPQGQWTQVTRFSDGASQAGFGRDPVFIEWPRDNALYFLSHAGAPKGQLLRLPLSLAGPRLSQAQTVVPEGKRALVGFSPTANGMYLNYLDGGPMSLYFREFSEKTNRLIYPRSGGSAEPVSISPPLVLAGDLAVFRVESYTEPFKWYACDPGRDRTRVTATEFAATAAADFSDIEVQRAFATSKDGTQVPLNILAKRGLPRDGNNPTLLYGYGGYGISLTPRFDVARRAWFDQGGIYVVANLRGGGEYGESWHLQGNLTRKQNVFDDFAACAEFLIRSNYTRAGKLAIEGGSNGGLLMGALLTQRPELFQAVVAHVGIYDSLRVELDPNGAFNITEFGTVTDPAQYRALRSYSPYHQVKDGVDYPAVLLLTGENDGRVNPAHSRKMAARLQAATKGSRPVLLRTSGTTGHGSGTPFSARVAQLSDVYGFLFDQLGVFYSRIGSGPWSGAVTPHSATIKARVSSGGLPVRLRLAEEPGGKRAQVWGPVTSDTNSGNIVSFDLSGLKADTSYSYTLEVAGRLEPAKRGKLRTFPSGPASFRIALASCARTGSTSEVFDRIREAQPLFYMNMGDFHYLNIATNLRSRYREGYDAVLASPQQSALYREVPLVYMWDDHDFGGNGSGRWSSSREAARLTYQECLPHYPLAAGSGDVPIYQSFEVGRVKFIVTDLRSERDSVTNKDDSKKSMMGAAQKEWFKNELLSAKGKFPLICWVSSVPWLGQKGSNYYRNIKSNQFGYIHHTQLNAERARSSSTNSSSTNRTGRRRDAAPPLDEDHWSVYATERREICDFIQTNQISGVCILHGDSHMLAADDGRNANFATTGSLTLPVMGAAPLDQDASIKGGPYSEGVYRVEKGEGAFGLISVNDLGDSIQVSFSGRNLRNEEKLKLKFSVPATPTTKTSRAPSRNPSP, from the coding sequence ATGGCAATCACCTCCGCGTCCTGGGGGGCAACAGCCCGGCAACCTGTCACGCAACAGTATCATGGGGAATCGGTGCGGGACGATTACCAGTGGCTCGAGGCGGGGACGAATCCCGCCGTGCGCAAATGGACAGCGCAACAGAACCAGCGCTCCCGAACGCGACTCGATCGAATTGAGTCCCGCCAATGGGTCGGCGACCGACTGCAGGAACTCTTCGCCAAAGTCTCGGCCAACTATTTTTCGCTGAGCGCTGCCGGGACCAACATCTTCTACCTGGAGTTCCTACCACCGTCCCAGCAACCCCTGCTCAAACGGGTCCAGGGAACCAACGGCCCCAGCCAAGCCCAGATCGTTCTGGACCCGAACAAACTCAGCGCCGATGGGAGCGTCTCGATCGACTGGTATCAGCCTTCTCGTGATGGACGCTGGGTAGCGGTATCCCTTTCCTCTCAAGGAAGCGAGTTGGGGACCCTCCACTTCTACGAAACGGAAACCGGACGCGCCTTACCCGACCAACTGCCGCGCGTGAATGGCCCGACGGCCGGGGGCAGTGTGGCGTGGAACGCCGATTCAACGGGAGTTTTTTACACGCGCTATCCCGCACCGGGGGAGCGGCCTGCGGAGGATCTGGCGTTCTATCAGCAGGTTTTCTTTCATCGCTTGGGCACACCCACAGACGCTGATACCTACGAGGTGGGCAAGCAGTTTCCCCGCATCGCGGAAATCCAGCTGGATTCCAGCCCCGACCACCAGTGGCAGCTCGCGACGGTGGCGAATGGGGACGGCGGAGAATTTGCCCACTACCTTCGCAACCCCCAAGGCCAATGGACGCAGGTGACTCGCTTTAGCGACGGTGCGAGTCAGGCGGGCTTCGGCCGCGATCCCGTCTTTATCGAATGGCCGCGCGACAACGCTCTCTATTTTCTGTCCCACGCCGGCGCGCCCAAAGGTCAGTTGCTTCGACTTCCCCTTTCCCTGGCAGGACCGCGGTTGAGCCAAGCTCAAACCGTCGTTCCCGAGGGCAAACGAGCCCTGGTCGGCTTCAGCCCGACCGCCAATGGAATGTATCTGAACTATCTCGATGGAGGGCCGATGTCGCTCTACTTCCGCGAGTTCAGCGAGAAGACCAATCGCCTGATCTATCCGCGCTCCGGAGGCTCGGCTGAGCCGGTTTCCATCAGCCCTCCGCTCGTCCTCGCCGGTGATCTCGCCGTGTTTCGGGTGGAAAGCTATACCGAGCCGTTCAAATGGTATGCCTGCGACCCGGGACGAGATCGCACGCGCGTGACGGCCACGGAGTTCGCCGCCACCGCAGCAGCGGATTTTAGCGATATCGAAGTGCAGCGAGCCTTCGCCACTTCCAAGGACGGCACCCAGGTTCCGTTGAACATCCTGGCGAAGCGCGGCCTACCTCGGGATGGCAACAATCCAACCCTCCTCTATGGCTACGGAGGCTACGGCATCAGCCTCACCCCGCGATTCGATGTCGCTCGCCGCGCCTGGTTTGACCAGGGAGGAATCTATGTGGTGGCCAATCTCCGCGGCGGCGGCGAATACGGCGAATCCTGGCATCTCCAGGGAAATCTAACCCGCAAGCAAAACGTCTTCGACGACTTCGCGGCGTGTGCCGAGTTTTTGATCCGGTCGAACTACACGCGCGCCGGCAAGCTGGCGATCGAAGGGGGAAGCAACGGCGGACTCCTGATGGGTGCACTGTTGACCCAGCGTCCCGAGTTGTTCCAAGCGGTCGTAGCTCATGTGGGCATCTATGATTCACTCCGGGTGGAACTGGATCCAAACGGCGCCTTTAACATCACCGAGTTCGGAACCGTGACGGATCCGGCGCAGTATCGCGCCCTTCGGTCCTACTCCCCTTACCATCAGGTGAAGGATGGTGTCGACTATCCCGCCGTGCTCCTGCTCACCGGAGAGAACGACGGCCGGGTTAACCCCGCCCACTCCCGAAAAATGGCCGCCCGGCTCCAGGCGGCCACCAAAGGCTCCCGACCCGTTCTCCTGCGGACGAGCGGAACCACCGGGCATGGATCCGGCACCCCGTTCAGCGCCCGGGTCGCTCAGCTCTCAGATGTCTATGGCTTTCTGTTCGACCAATTGGGAGTCTTCTACTCCCGCATCGGCAGCGGTCCCTGGTCCGGAGCGGTCACCCCGCACTCGGCGACCATCAAGGCCAGGGTCTCCAGCGGAGGACTGCCGGTGCGACTGCGCCTCGCCGAGGAACCCGGTGGAAAACGAGCTCAGGTCTGGGGGCCCGTAACGAGCGATACGAACTCCGGCAACATCGTGAGCTTCGACCTCTCCGGACTGAAAGCGGACACCAGCTACTCCTACACCCTCGAAGTGGCGGGGCGACTCGAGCCTGCTAAGCGCGGAAAGCTTCGAACCTTCCCTTCTGGACCAGCCTCCTTCCGCATCGCGCTCGCGTCCTGTGCTCGCACCGGCAGCACCAGCGAAGTCTTCGACCGGATCCGGGAGGCCCAACCGCTGTTCTACATGAACATGGGCGACTTCCACTATCTGAACATCGCCACCAATCTTCGAAGTCGGTATCGCGAAGGCTACGATGCCGTGCTGGCGTCACCCCAACAATCGGCACTCTATCGCGAAGTCCCCTTGGTCTACATGTGGGATGACCACGACTTCGGGGGTAACGGGAGCGGACGATGGTCGAGCAGCCGCGAAGCGGCCCGTCTCACCTATCAAGAGTGCCTTCCGCACTACCCGCTCGCCGCCGGATCCGGAGATGTGCCCATCTATCAGTCCTTCGAAGTCGGACGGGTCAAATTCATCGTCACCGACCTGCGCTCGGAACGGGATTCCGTCACCAACAAGGACGACTCCAAGAAATCCATGATGGGCGCCGCCCAAAAGGAATGGTTCAAGAACGAGCTACTCTCCGCCAAAGGCAAGTTTCCGCTGATCTGCTGGGTCAGCTCGGTTCCTTGGCTTGGACAGAAGGGCTCCAACTACTATCGCAACATTAAGTCGAATCAGTTCGGCTACATCCATCATACGCAGTTGAACGCGGAGCGGGCTCGCAGTTCATCGACCAACTCCTCCAGCACCAACCGCACGGGGCGGCGACGCGATGCGGCTCCTCCTCTCGACGAAGATCATTGGAGCGTCTACGCGACCGAGCGACGCGAGATTTGCGACTTCATCCAGACCAACCAAATCTCGGGTGTCTGCATCCTGCACGGTGACTCCCACATGCTCGCCGCCGACGACGGACGCAACGCCAACTTTGCCACCACTGGGTCGCTCACCCTGCCCGTGATGGGCGCCGCCCCCTTGGACCAAGACGCATCCATCAAGGGCGGGCCGTATAGCGAGGGAGTTTACCGGGTGGAAAAGGGCGAAGGAGCCTTTGGGCTGATCAGCGTGAACGATCTGGGCGACTCCATCCAAGTTTCCTTCAGTGGACGCAACCTAAGAAACGAGGAGAAGCTGAAGCTCAAGTTCTCCGTCCCAGCCACACCGACAACGAAGACCTCGCGCGCTCCTTCCCGGAACCCATCCCCATGA
- a CDS encoding type II secretion system F family protein, with protein sequence MATFQYRAIQSDGRIAEGQIEAGGRSDAFRQMEGKGLRPISLSERAGGKGPGKEAVSAPAAKDAKPGSSPEVSKLSFGGGRITPRILENFTRLLSSLLSAGVPLSRALVILCREAATPVAGAQWKKVHDLVIDGLTLADAMSRSPETFPRVYVAMVEAGETGGFLDVVLAQIADFQAREKEMRSKVTTALLYPIILMVLAIGVLVFLLVFFIPRFQTIFAGFGASLPLLTQMIVWVSEMLRSYGLFLLFGIVFALFSLRTWLTSVAGRRVWEGLMLRAPVIGPLVAQFAMSRFCRMLGTLLGAGVPLINGLNVARRSIGNQILVDAVSNSIERVKEGKALGPSLGECRTLFSGSVLEMISVAEESGRLDQELVRIANVTEGDLDRQLKTAVAMAEPLMLFLIAGFIGTIFIGMVIPIFSLQDHIK encoded by the coding sequence ATGGCTACCTTTCAATATCGGGCGATACAATCGGACGGGCGCATCGCCGAAGGCCAAATCGAGGCCGGGGGGCGATCCGATGCGTTCCGTCAGATGGAAGGAAAGGGTTTGCGGCCGATCAGCCTGAGCGAACGAGCGGGAGGCAAGGGGCCGGGCAAGGAGGCTGTTTCCGCACCTGCAGCCAAGGACGCCAAGCCGGGCTCCTCGCCGGAGGTTTCCAAGCTTTCCTTCGGCGGTGGGCGGATCACCCCGAGGATTCTCGAGAACTTTACCCGACTGCTGTCCAGTTTGCTTTCGGCCGGGGTCCCGTTGAGTCGGGCCCTGGTGATTTTGTGTCGGGAAGCCGCCACGCCCGTGGCGGGCGCGCAATGGAAGAAAGTGCATGATCTGGTGATCGACGGCCTCACCTTGGCTGACGCCATGTCCCGGTCCCCGGAGACCTTTCCCCGGGTCTATGTGGCCATGGTGGAGGCTGGTGAGACCGGCGGCTTTCTCGATGTGGTGCTCGCGCAGATCGCCGACTTCCAGGCTCGGGAGAAGGAGATGCGCTCCAAAGTCACCACCGCGTTGCTCTACCCCATCATCCTGATGGTGCTCGCGATTGGGGTGCTGGTGTTTCTGCTCGTCTTTTTCATTCCCCGCTTTCAGACAATCTTTGCCGGTTTCGGTGCATCGCTTCCGTTGCTCACCCAGATGATCGTGTGGGTCAGTGAGATGCTCCGCAGCTACGGGCTCTTCCTGCTTTTCGGAATCGTTTTCGCCCTGTTCTCCCTTCGAACCTGGCTGACCTCGGTCGCCGGTCGCCGAGTGTGGGAAGGTTTGATGTTGCGCGCTCCCGTGATTGGTCCGCTGGTGGCGCAGTTCGCGATGTCGCGTTTCTGTCGCATGCTGGGCACACTTCTCGGTGCCGGAGTTCCGTTGATCAATGGATTGAATGTGGCCCGGCGTTCCATCGGGAATCAGATCCTGGTGGACGCGGTATCGAACTCCATCGAGCGTGTCAAGGAAGGCAAAGCGTTGGGACCGAGCTTGGGCGAGTGCCGGACCTTGTTCTCGGGCTCGGTCCTGGAAATGATTTCGGTGGCGGAGGAAAGTGGACGGCTGGATCAGGAGTTGGTCCGCATTGCCAACGTGACCGAGGGAGATCTGGATCGCCAGCTCAAGACGGCTGTGGCGATGGCTGAGCCCCTGATGTTGTTCCTGATTGCAGGTTTTATCGGAACCATCTTTATCGGCATGGTTATCCCCATCTTCTCGCTCCAGGATCATATCAAGTAA
- the gspG gene encoding type II secretion system major pseudopilin GspG, which yields MKTQTTTLHLFLRRRRSGFTLIELLLVLVILGILAAIVVPKFSGRTEQARVTAAQTQISTFGTALDAFEVDMGYYPKGKDGLNDLVQPPRDGQNWKGPYLKNEIPLDPWQNPYVYEYPGKRNAKSYDLLSMGPDGRVGGDDDVTNWQLGGGSGK from the coding sequence ATGAAAACTCAAACAACCACCCTCCACCTGTTTCTCCGTCGCCGTCGAAGCGGCTTTACTCTGATCGAGCTTCTGCTCGTGCTGGTGATCCTCGGCATCTTGGCCGCCATCGTGGTTCCTAAGTTCTCGGGCCGGACCGAGCAAGCTCGGGTTACGGCAGCCCAGACGCAGATCTCCACTTTCGGCACCGCCCTGGACGCCTTCGAAGTCGACATGGGCTATTACCCGAAGGGCAAGGATGGGTTGAACGATCTGGTGCAGCCTCCACGCGATGGTCAGAACTGGAAGGGGCCCTATCTCAAGAACGAGATCCCATTGGATCCCTGGCAGAATCCCTATGTGTATGAATATCCGGGGAAGCGAAATGCGAAGTCGTACGACCTGCTGTCCATGGGACCCGATGGACGGGTGGGCGGCGATGATGATGTGACCAACTGGCAGTTGGGTGGGGGCTCAGGAAAGTAA
- a CDS encoding prepilin-type N-terminal cleavage/methylation domain-containing protein, with amino-acid sequence MTSSIRTRRTLNGFTLIELMLAIVIFAVVLTAINGVFFGAMRLRNKTTAMLERSVPVAQTMTIIRRDLMGIVAPSGLLSGSLKTGAATGGLGQETSLEFFSNTAALDELAPWGEIQRISYALRDPTNRLSRGLGKDLVRLVTRNLLPTAQEVVEEQGLMNDVTALEFGFYDGTQWRTSWDSTTETTVLPKAIRLILSTAPEEEEGVPGAISQRTGPTLQLVVPVMVNVSTNQI; translated from the coding sequence ATGACATCCTCGATTCGCACCCGGCGCACCCTCAACGGCTTTACGCTGATTGAGCTGATGCTGGCGATCGTGATCTTTGCGGTAGTGCTGACGGCCATCAATGGCGTGTTTTTCGGCGCGATGCGCCTGCGCAACAAGACCACCGCGATGTTGGAACGCAGCGTTCCGGTAGCTCAGACCATGACCATTATTCGGCGGGACCTGATGGGCATTGTGGCGCCGAGCGGCCTCCTCTCCGGCAGTCTCAAGACGGGGGCTGCCACGGGTGGACTGGGGCAGGAGACGAGCCTGGAATTTTTCAGCAACACGGCCGCCCTCGATGAGTTGGCGCCCTGGGGCGAGATCCAGCGCATTAGCTATGCCCTGCGCGATCCGACCAACCGGCTGAGCCGTGGGCTGGGCAAGGATTTGGTACGACTGGTGACCCGGAACCTGCTCCCGACCGCACAGGAAGTTGTGGAGGAGCAGGGGTTGATGAATGATGTCACGGCCCTCGAGTTTGGCTTCTACGACGGCACTCAGTGGCGGACGAGTTGGGATTCAACCACCGAGACCACAGTGCTGCCCAAAGCTATCCGACTCATCCTCAGCACGGCCCCGGAAGAAGAGGAGGGGGTTCCAGGCGCCATTTCCCAGCGCACCGGCCCCACCCTGCAGCTGGTGGTTCCGGTGATGGTGAACGTCTCCACCAATCAAATCTAG
- a CDS encoding intradiol ring-cleavage dioxygenase: protein MNSNFLPPTKPILSVPQPRRRFLLHLGLAASLLAVPGAFARELVRTPPQTEGPFYPDKLPLDTDNDLLIINDAINPSVGQVTWLSGRILDPRGRPVRNALVEIWQADGNGVYLHSKSDNGGKRDGNFQGFGRFLTGSTGEYLFRTIKPVPYPGRTPHIHFAVKVKGQPKFVTQCYIAGDPSNDGDGVLKGIQDPKARKSVLVPFQPVKGSRIGELSARFDIVSGFTPVQA, encoded by the coding sequence ATGAATTCGAATTTCTTGCCGCCGACCAAACCCATCCTGTCTGTCCCACAACCTCGTCGGCGGTTCCTCTTGCACCTCGGTTTGGCCGCCAGTCTCCTGGCTGTGCCAGGGGCTTTCGCTCGCGAGTTGGTGCGCACCCCGCCACAGACCGAAGGACCGTTCTATCCCGACAAGCTGCCGTTGGACACCGACAACGATCTGTTGATCATCAACGATGCCATCAACCCGAGCGTCGGCCAGGTAACATGGCTCAGCGGGCGGATTCTTGATCCGCGAGGACGTCCGGTTCGCAATGCCCTGGTCGAGATTTGGCAGGCCGACGGGAACGGGGTCTATCTCCACAGCAAGAGTGACAACGGGGGTAAACGAGATGGCAACTTTCAGGGATTTGGCCGATTCCTCACCGGTTCTACTGGCGAATACCTATTTCGCACGATCAAGCCTGTCCCCTACCCCGGGCGGACGCCTCACATCCACTTTGCGGTAAAGGTGAAAGGCCAGCCGAAGTTCGTCACTCAGTGTTACATCGCCGGAGATCCTAGCAACGATGGGGATGGGGTTCTGAAGGGCATTCAGGATCCGAAAGCGCGCAAGTCGGTACTCGTGCCATTCCAGCCCGTCAAAGGCTCGCGCATCGGCGAACTGTCGGCCCGGTTCGATATCGTCTCCGGATTCACCCCCGTTCAAGCGTGA
- a CDS encoding type II/IV secretion system protein has protein sequence MNALTPHPAALAEALDRYVAARQLSASDREAFAADWRQQNPDGVPSEEEVLKWLAREYDVRFTILDDVEPDKQVLSLFPARLLLKDELLPLRRVNDEVEIATSRLFSTQGLDALKTTSGLKLKVVLAPTEVIQREMKKRLGVGADTIDTLGEEASFQVVNDENEEDTNLDNAAEDASIIRFVNQVLRDAIDLRASDIHLEPFEDEMRIRYRIDGVLQEVPVPAQIKRFQPAIVSRVKILSHLNIAEKRLPQDGRIKIRLDQAEVDIRVSIIPMLHGEAVVMRLLRQTSTLRGMEQLGMDARELKSFRRVLGLPHGIILVTGPTGSGKTSTLYTALNEINDAVRKIITIEDPVEYQLKGINQIQVSEKAGLTFARGLRSILRHDPDVVLIGEIRDQETAQIAVQASLTGHLVFSTLHTNDAPGALTRLVDMGVEPYLVASSLEAVLAQRLVRVLCPHCKQVDTSSTAQALQLQVETLRNATIYRAVGCRECRNTGYHGRRGIFEWMDASQEVRRLILKNASSGEIREAACRRGLRSLSDDGWRLVREGITTPEEVMRVTKDQSLSDGEDLPAAELLVEKAGSKSS, from the coding sequence ATGAACGCATTGACACCTCACCCGGCGGCGTTGGCCGAGGCTCTCGATCGGTATGTTGCCGCTCGGCAGCTTTCGGCCTCGGATCGCGAGGCGTTTGCGGCTGATTGGCGTCAGCAGAATCCCGACGGCGTGCCGTCGGAGGAAGAGGTGCTGAAGTGGTTGGCTCGGGAATACGACGTGCGGTTTACGATCTTGGATGACGTGGAGCCGGACAAACAGGTCCTATCCCTGTTTCCCGCGCGACTCTTGCTCAAGGATGAGTTGCTTCCGTTGCGTCGGGTGAATGATGAGGTCGAGATTGCGACGAGCCGGCTGTTCTCCACGCAAGGGTTGGACGCGCTCAAGACCACCAGCGGCCTCAAGCTGAAAGTGGTGTTGGCTCCTACCGAGGTGATCCAGCGGGAGATGAAGAAGCGTCTCGGCGTCGGGGCGGACACCATCGACACCTTGGGGGAGGAGGCCTCGTTCCAGGTGGTGAACGACGAGAATGAGGAGGACACCAACCTCGACAATGCCGCCGAAGACGCGTCGATCATCCGCTTCGTGAATCAGGTGCTTCGCGACGCCATCGATCTCCGCGCTTCCGACATTCACCTCGAGCCGTTTGAAGACGAGATGCGCATTCGGTATCGCATCGACGGCGTCCTTCAAGAAGTCCCGGTGCCGGCTCAGATCAAGCGGTTTCAGCCGGCGATCGTCTCGCGGGTTAAGATTCTCAGCCACCTGAACATCGCCGAGAAGCGCCTGCCTCAGGATGGGCGGATCAAAATTCGTCTAGATCAGGCGGAGGTGGATATTCGGGTGTCGATTATTCCCATGCTGCATGGTGAGGCGGTGGTCATGCGTCTGCTGCGTCAAACGTCCACCCTGCGGGGGATGGAGCAGCTGGGCATGGATGCCCGCGAGCTCAAGTCGTTCCGCCGAGTGCTCGGGCTGCCTCACGGAATTATCCTGGTCACCGGTCCCACGGGAAGCGGCAAGACGTCCACGCTGTACACCGCGCTCAACGAGATCAACGATGCGGTCCGAAAGATCATCACCATCGAGGATCCCGTCGAGTATCAGCTCAAGGGGATCAATCAGATTCAGGTTTCGGAGAAGGCGGGTCTTACGTTCGCCCGAGGTCTTCGCTCCATCCTTCGTCACGATCCGGATGTGGTGTTGATCGGTGAAATTCGCGATCAGGAGACGGCGCAGATCGCCGTGCAAGCCTCGCTCACCGGGCATCTGGTCTTCTCCACCCTGCACACAAACGACGCTCCCGGCGCCTTGACCCGTTTGGTGGATATGGGGGTGGAGCCTTATTTGGTCGCCTCCTCTTTGGAGGCGGTGCTGGCCCAGCGCCTGGTGCGTGTTCTCTGTCCGCATTGCAAGCAGGTGGACACATCCTCTACGGCGCAGGCCTTGCAGCTCCAGGTGGAAACGTTGCGCAACGCCACGATCTATCGTGCCGTGGGGTGCCGGGAATGCCGCAACACGGGCTACCATGGTCGGCGCGGCATTTTTGAATGGATGGATGCCTCCCAGGAGGTGCGTCGGTTGATTCTCAAGAACGCCTCCAGCGGCGAGATTCGCGAGGCCGCGTGCCGTCGCGGTCTTCGCTCGCTGTCGGACGATGGCTGGCGGCTGGTGAGGGAGGGAATCACGACCCCTGAGGAAGTGATGCGGGTGACGAAGGATCAGTCGCTCAGCGACGGAGAGGATCTGCCCGCCGCCGAGTTGCTGGTGGAGAAGGCTGGATCTAAGTCGAGCTAA
- a CDS encoding prepilin-type N-terminal cleavage/methylation domain-containing protein, translated as MLPDVQHLEVMRESARWGGGRVNSWRRRTRLGSGFTLIELILVMSMMLIVLSLIGPSLSGFFRGRTLDSEARRFLALTRFAQARAVSEGIPMILWIDAQQRRFGVESEFSYTGVDEQSKEFALSDTLEIEAQLLSTSSGSLGGGAGQGGSGLGKSSLLGMNLGGGRSGLRIRFAADGSIAGSSPDLITLREAPRAGETLRNSGATVYIAQSLNRLNYEIRTNNLVYLRR; from the coding sequence ATGCTCCCCGACGTTCAGCACCTTGAAGTCATGCGCGAGTCCGCCCGATGGGGTGGTGGTCGAGTGAATTCATGGCGGCGGCGTACTCGGCTGGGGTCGGGTTTCACTCTCATCGAGCTGATTCTGGTCATGTCGATGATGTTGATCGTTCTGTCGCTCATCGGACCGTCTCTCTCGGGGTTTTTCCGCGGTCGCACCCTGGATTCGGAGGCGCGGCGATTTCTGGCCCTGACCCGTTTTGCTCAGGCGCGGGCGGTGTCGGAGGGGATTCCCATGATCCTATGGATCGATGCCCAGCAGCGTCGCTTTGGCGTCGAGAGCGAGTTCTCGTATACCGGGGTGGATGAGCAGTCCAAAGAGTTTGCCCTGAGCGACACCTTGGAGATCGAAGCCCAACTGCTTTCCACCTCCTCAGGCAGCTTGGGTGGAGGCGCAGGACAGGGAGGCTCGGGATTGGGGAAATCAAGTTTGCTCGGAATGAACTTGGGGGGCGGACGCAGCGGGCTGCGCATCCGGTTCGCGGCGGACGGGTCCATCGCCGGATCGAGTCCGGATTTGATCACCTTGCGAGAAGCCCCTCGCGCCGGCGAAACACTGAGGAACTCGGGGGCTACGGTCTATATTGCCCAGAGCTTGAATCGGCTGAACTATGAAATTCGCACCAACAACCTGGTCTACTTGCGTCGCTAA